A genomic window from Sporosarcina sp. Marseille-Q4063 includes:
- a CDS encoding zinc-binding dehydrogenase translates to MSEFKMMKKALLIKKGEFEVINDEKPRLKENHVLVKSKIVGVCGSDLHVFLGSHPRISAPAVLGHECLGEVAESSPDSIFKPGDRVALYPIVSCGKCAYCKVGEENLCIEREVIGFKFSGGLAEYLKLHEKNLIKIPKNFDFSVGVLYEPLAVIIHAVSLIEIKKGQPVIITGAGTIGLLTATYLREELGVNPYLIEKNEDRITFAKTLGFQVYNSIHDAERNNNELLRPLVFECTGYYPLLKSLLTLNVVPKKVVILSTFQKDDAIYINEFGKYEISVVSSQMYKKEEVIDAITILSTEKREKYRPLIVDEKYYLENVQQAYERSLNTTNGVKVIIEIDKVIEGRAR, encoded by the coding sequence ATGAGTGAATTTAAAATGATGAAAAAAGCTCTGCTTATAAAAAAAGGTGAGTTTGAAGTTATTAATGATGAGAAGCCTCGATTAAAGGAGAACCATGTGTTGGTGAAATCTAAAATTGTTGGGGTTTGTGGTTCTGATTTACATGTATTCCTGGGAAGTCATCCACGAATATCCGCTCCTGCGGTATTAGGACATGAATGTCTTGGAGAAGTAGCCGAGAGCAGTCCTGACTCAATTTTCAAGCCAGGTGATCGGGTCGCTCTATATCCAATTGTCTCTTGTGGAAAGTGTGCTTATTGTAAAGTTGGCGAAGAAAATCTTTGTATAGAAAGAGAAGTAATCGGCTTTAAATTTAGTGGGGGTCTAGCAGAGTATTTAAAACTTCATGAGAAGAATTTAATAAAGATTCCGAAGAACTTTGATTTTTCTGTCGGAGTATTATATGAACCTCTTGCTGTGATTATACATGCGGTCTCTTTAATAGAAATTAAGAAGGGACAACCTGTTATTATTACGGGAGCCGGAACGATTGGATTGCTTACGGCAACATATTTGAGAGAAGAGCTAGGTGTGAATCCTTATCTTATAGAGAAAAATGAGGATAGAATAACGTTTGCAAAAACGTTAGGTTTTCAAGTCTATAACAGTATTCATGATGCAGAACGAAATAATAATGAATTGTTAAGACCGTTAGTATTTGAATGCACAGGTTATTATCCATTATTGAAATCATTGCTAACGCTTAATGTTGTGCCAAAAAAAGTTGTGATTTTAAGTACATTTCAAAAAGACGACGCAATATATATAAATGAATTTGGTAAATATGAAATATCAGTTGTTAGCAGTCAAATGTATAAAAAGGAAGAAGTAATTGATGCAATAACTATATTATCTACTGAAAAGAGAGAAAAATACAGACCACTTATTGTAGATGAAAAATATTACCTTGAAAATGTGCAACAAGCTTATGAACGATCGCTAAATACTACAAATGGGGTAAAGGTAATTATCGAAATAGATAAAGTGATAGAGGGGCGAGCTCGATGA
- a CDS encoding carbohydrate ABC transporter permease, protein MASQKGSSDNNAKVLKVIALVIILLFSISPLIWMLIVAFRVPDKIFEPIWMSPTGFTLDNIVGVLKSGFPKSILNSFTAALGASSIALIIGVPAAFSLAKWKIRGKNYYSWFVLLLRMAPPIGFAIPLFLFFVNFNMIDNIFGLIVAYLIITLPLVIWLMWMYFSDLPNELLESASIDGASLWRTFFSIALPLSKPGLVTAGILSFILAWNDFFFALILTRSKSSTGPVAIMDFLTYSSYNWSAIASASILLALPTIPIIFFMGKYIVSGIMGGSVKG, encoded by the coding sequence ATGGCTAGCCAAAAGGGTAGTAGTGATAATAATGCAAAAGTACTTAAAGTAATTGCACTTGTTATAATTTTGTTGTTTAGTATTTCACCTTTAATCTGGATGCTAATCGTAGCCTTTAGGGTGCCGGATAAAATTTTTGAGCCTATTTGGATGTCTCCTACTGGATTTACACTTGATAATATAGTGGGAGTGTTAAAATCTGGATTTCCTAAATCCATATTGAACAGCTTTACAGCTGCATTAGGAGCTTCTTCTATAGCATTAATTATTGGTGTTCCTGCAGCTTTTTCATTAGCAAAGTGGAAAATAAGAGGGAAGAATTATTATTCGTGGTTTGTCCTGCTTTTAAGAATGGCACCTCCAATAGGATTTGCAATTCCACTATTTCTGTTTTTTGTAAACTTTAACATGATCGATAACATATTCGGACTGATTGTAGCCTATTTAATTATTACTCTACCTTTAGTAATTTGGTTAATGTGGATGTACTTTTCAGATTTACCAAATGAGTTGTTAGAGTCTGCTTCAATAGATGGTGCAAGTTTGTGGAGAACATTTTTCTCGATTGCGTTGCCTTTATCTAAACCCGGACTAGTTACAGCTGGGATTTTATCATTCATTCTTGCATGGAATGATTTTTTCTTTGCTTTAATTTTAACTCGTTCTAAATCTTCAACAGGTCCTGTTGCTATTATGGATTTTTTAACTTATTCAAGCTATAACTGGAGTGCAATTGCATCCGCATCTATTCTTCTTGCACTTCCGACAATACCGATAATTTTCTTTATGGGAAAATATATTGTTAGTGGAATCATGGGTGGTTCAGTTAAAGGATAA
- a CDS encoding carbohydrate ABC transporter permease, translated as MRRKHTLGERENKPRGIKNLLKKNDNLSYLLMVLPAMIIIFSLAIIPIFGMTWVSLLDWNIASISPPKFIGLDNFMTMMKDSRFWGSLGTQGLLSFFMVTSQVVLGLAAALTLNNLIGKVKWLRGVIMAPFMVPPIVVALVWLTIFTPTISPINSFIELFGISGPSWLSHPILSLFSIIVADTWNNFPFVMIILLASLQGIPKELYEAVSVDGANKFEAFLYITLPSLKPAIILVATLRLIESFKSFPLIYVMTGGGPGTSTEVTNFYAFVQGFEYSQISYASSLALFLFLLTMGLSYFAIRLDNKEEV; from the coding sequence ATGCGTAGAAAACATACTCTGGGTGAACGAGAAAATAAACCAAGAGGAATTAAAAATCTGTTGAAGAAAAATGATAATTTATCCTACTTACTAATGGTTCTTCCAGCAATGATTATTATTTTCTCCTTAGCTATTATACCGATATTTGGAATGACTTGGGTCTCGCTCCTTGATTGGAATATTGCTTCTATATCACCGCCTAAATTTATAGGCCTAGATAATTTTATGACAATGATGAAGGATTCAAGGTTTTGGGGCAGTTTAGGAACTCAAGGTCTCCTTAGTTTTTTTATGGTTACTTCCCAAGTGGTATTAGGTTTAGCCGCAGCATTAACACTTAATAATTTGATTGGGAAAGTAAAATGGTTACGCGGTGTAATTATGGCTCCATTTATGGTTCCGCCTATTGTTGTAGCTTTAGTCTGGTTGACAATATTCACACCGACTATCAGTCCAATTAATAGTTTCATTGAGTTGTTTGGTATCTCAGGTCCTTCCTGGTTATCGCATCCAATATTATCTCTTTTTTCAATTATCGTAGCGGATACATGGAATAACTTTCCGTTCGTAATGATTATTTTGCTAGCATCGTTACAAGGAATTCCAAAAGAATTATATGAAGCGGTCTCTGTTGATGGAGCTAACAAGTTCGAGGCCTTCTTATACATAACATTGCCGTCATTAAAACCAGCAATTATATTAGTTGCGACTTTAAGGTTGATTGAAAGTTTTAAATCCTTTCCATTGATTTATGTAATGACTGGTGGAGGACCTGGTACATCTACCGAGGTTACAAATTTCTATGCTTTCGTACAAGGTTTTGAGTACTCACAGATTAGTTATGCAAGTAGTTTAGCGCTCTTTTTATTCCTACTCACGATGGGACTAAGCTATTTTGCGATTCGACTAGATAATAAAGAGGAGGTATAA
- a CDS encoding extracellular solute-binding protein, with product MRGIFRSTSLVLILLLSLVLVGCGGEDGDKPVKVLLHNNPFNEGLKELEAKFEEDTGIKVDIDVVGQDVGIQRTELDFTGKTGDIDVVYMSFVVKQKWAKAGWVESLNEYVENAEELNRNDFIETTLDAMSYEDELYGLPGFAEVGLMGYRKDIFEKHGIDSPPENWDEFSEVVEKIQSNETAAVALRGQRGQGLNMFVFPMFMNSMGGGFFKDFPKDLNPILNSKENIEALKYYENLVKNYSPSGAGNYSYPDIVSAYQQGKAAISLDGTSIITQFLDEENNKYADQTGIALIPGGKSGASPMIAVHGLALSKFSNNKEEAFEFIKWATSFETQKEIALNQNYSDFTRLSVSQDEEVKAKFNIANGEFLEIRNQALEQADGNYRPLLPEWGEIGDIIAIEVNSVTSGNKSAENALEDANNKVKETLKRNGYNID from the coding sequence ATGAGGGGTATATTTAGAAGTACGTCATTAGTATTAATATTATTATTGTCACTCGTCCTTGTAGGATGCGGTGGAGAAGACGGAGACAAGCCAGTTAAAGTCCTCTTACATAATAATCCTTTTAACGAAGGTCTCAAGGAATTGGAGGCGAAATTTGAAGAAGATACAGGTATTAAAGTTGACATTGATGTAGTCGGTCAAGATGTAGGAATTCAGAGAACTGAATTAGATTTCACAGGTAAAACCGGAGATATTGATGTAGTCTATATGTCATTTGTTGTAAAGCAAAAATGGGCAAAAGCTGGTTGGGTTGAGTCACTAAATGAATATGTTGAAAATGCTGAAGAACTCAATCGAAATGACTTTATAGAAACTACATTGGATGCTATGTCGTATGAGGATGAGTTATATGGTTTACCAGGCTTCGCAGAAGTTGGATTAATGGGGTATAGAAAAGACATTTTTGAAAAGCATGGAATCGATTCGCCTCCGGAAAACTGGGATGAATTTTCAGAGGTTGTAGAAAAGATTCAGAGCAATGAAACTGCAGCTGTGGCACTAAGAGGACAAAGAGGACAAGGACTTAATATGTTCGTCTTTCCTATGTTTATGAACAGTATGGGTGGAGGATTTTTTAAAGATTTTCCGAAAGATCTTAATCCAATTTTAAACTCGAAGGAAAACATCGAGGCATTAAAATACTATGAAAATTTGGTGAAGAATTATAGTCCTTCAGGGGCAGGTAATTACAGTTATCCTGATATTGTATCAGCTTATCAGCAAGGGAAAGCCGCTATTTCATTAGATGGTACTTCAATCATTACTCAATTTTTAGATGAAGAAAATAATAAGTATGCAGATCAAACAGGAATCGCATTAATTCCTGGAGGTAAGAGCGGTGCATCTCCTATGATTGCCGTTCATGGTCTTGCACTATCGAAGTTCTCAAATAATAAAGAAGAAGCCTTTGAATTTATTAAGTGGGCTACAAGTTTTGAAACTCAGAAAGAAATTGCTTTAAATCAAAACTACTCAGATTTTACAAGATTATCAGTTTCACAAGATGAAGAAGTCAAAGCGAAATTTAATATAGCGAATGGTGAATTCTTAGAAATAAGAAATCAGGCATTAGAACAGGCAGATGGGAATTATCGACCATTACTCCCAGAGTGGGGAGAAATTGGAGATATCATTGCTATTGAAGTGAACTCTGTTACAAGTGGTAATAAAAGTGCCGAAAACGCGCTAGAAGATGCCAACAATAAAGTGAAAGAAACACTAAAAAGAAATGGTTATAACATTGATTAA